One Rhea pennata isolate bPtePen1 chromosome 3, bPtePen1.pri, whole genome shotgun sequence DNA segment encodes these proteins:
- the BCL2L11 gene encoding bcl-2-like protein 11 isoform X2, whose amino-acid sequence MAKQAADVTSPCEREGGQLQAPRRHGHPRPGAPTSLPWGEGGPASPAPAVAPPTSPSPFATRSSFFIFVRRSSLLSRSSSGYFSFDADRSPAPMSCDKATQTPSPPCQVFNHYLNAMARGTGAAQRKSDPEPRQALPDCWWTRRADRLPAKEVAIAGRWRGSETKACIA is encoded by the exons ATGGCCAAGCAAGCCGCCGACGTGACCTCGCCGTGCGAGCGCGAAGGCGGGCAGCTGCAGGCGCCCCGGAGGCACGGCCACCCGCGCCCGGGGGCCCCGACCTCGCTGCCCTGGGGTGAGGGGGGCCCGGCGTCGCCGGCGCCCGCCGTGGCGccccccaccagccccagccccttcgCCACCCGCTCGTCGTTCTTCATCTTCGTGAGGCGCTCCTCGCTGCTGTCGCGGTCCTCCAGCGGGTACTTCTCCTTCGACGCCGACCGGAGCCCCGCGCCCATGAGCTGCGACAAGGCCACGCAGACCCCGAGCCCCCCGTGCCAGGTCTTCAACCACTACCTGAACGCGATGG CGCGCGGAACGGGGGCCGCCCAGCGAAAGTCCGATCCGGAGCCCCGTCAGGCCCTTCCCGACTGCTGGTGGACTCGGCGTGCAGATCGTCTGCCGGCGAAGGAAGTTGCAATAgcagggaggtggaggggcAGCGAAACAAAAGCCTGTATTGCTTAA